The genomic segment AGCCCGACGAGTTCACCGGGGCCGAGCGTGAAGGAGATTCCATCGACTGCCGTTCGCTCACCGAACCGCTTCGTTAACTCATGAACTTCGAGGACGCTCGCATCCCCCATCCCCCCGTCCTCTCGTTCGAGCTACCACCGGTCTGGGCGCCTCACACGTCGAAGAGCGAGGTGGCTGCGGCCTCGGGCTCGCTCTCTTCGCCGGTGCTGCCGTCGTAGTGGATGCGCCCGCGTAGCTCCGGGGCAGCCTGCCGGATCCGCTGCTCGATCTCCCGCATGAGGTCCGGATTGGCTTTCAGGAACGCCTTGGCGTTCTCGCGGCCTTGCCCGAGCCGCTCCTCGCCCAGGTAGTACCAGGCACCGCTCTTGCGGATGATGCCGAGGTCGGTCGCCACGTCCAACAAGTTGCCAGCCACCGAGATCCCCTCGTTGTACATGATGTCGAACTCGGCCTGGCGGAACGGTGGGGCCACCTTGTTCTTGACCACCTTGACGCGGACGCGCGTGCCGACCGTCTCGTTCCCTTCCTTGATCGCATCGACCTTGCGGATATCGAGGCGGACCGAGGCGTAGAACTTCAGCGCGTTTCCGCCCGTCGTCGTCTCCGGATTCCCGTACATCACGCCGATCTTCATGCGCAGCTGGTTGATGAAGATCACCGCCGTCTTCGAGCGGCTGATCGCACCAGTGAGCTTCCGGAGTGCCTGGCTCATCAGGCGCGCTTGCAGCCCCACGTGCGCATCCCCCATCTCGCCTTCGATCTCGGCACGGGGGACGAGCGCGGCGACCGAGTCGATCACGACCACGTCGACCGCGCCGGAGCGGACCAGCGTCTCGGTGATCTCCAGCGCCTGCTCGCCGGTATCCGGCTGGGAGATCAGGAGGTTGTCGAGATCGACACCGAGACGCTCAGCGTACACCGGGTCGAAGGCATGCTCGGCATCGATGTAGGCCGCAATGCCGCCCATCTTCTGCGCCTGAGCGATGACGTGCAGCGCCAGGGTCGTCTTTCCGCTCGATTCGGGGCCGAAGATCTCGGTGATCCGGCCACGCGGGATGCCGCCGACGCCGAGCGCCAGGTCGAGCGCGATCGCCCCCGTCGGGATCACGTCGACCTGGAGCTTCGAGGCGTCCTCCCCCATGCGCATGATGGCGCCCTTGCCGAAGGTGCGCTCGATCTGTGAGATCGCCAGTTCCAGTGCTTTCTGCCGGTCCATCCGTCTCGCCGCCTTCCTGATATGCTCAGGGTAGAACCCATGTTCGAGTCTCGCTCAATCGTACCCGGCGAGGTCCGTCCTGTCAATCGTCCCCGATCCGCTCGAGTCGTTCGACCGGTAAGACGAAGACGGTGGCGCCGCCGATCTCGACCTCGAAGTTCTCCGGCATCCAGAGCAGACCGGGCTCCATCGCTGGTGCGTACGGGACCACGACCTCCTTGCGCCGGCGACAGGTCCGTCGGATGACGGAGAGGACCCGCAGGACGTCGCGATCGTCGACTCCCACGAGCAGGCTGACGTTCTCGCGACGCAGGAGCGCCCCACTGCTCGCGATCCGCGTGACGCCAAACCCCTCGTCGACCAGTTCGCTGACCAGGCGGTCAGCATCGTCGCTCTGAACGATCGCGATGACGAGTTTCACTGGCCCATCCGTTCGATCGTTTCGACGTCGTCAGTATACCCGATCGCGCCCAGCAACGGCCCGCGACGCGTACCGGGGGCCGGGATCGACCGCTGCCGCAGCGCGGCCGGGCGCGGCACACCTCGCCCCTCCACCGGGAGAACCCGGAGGGGGCGCCGAGCGGAGCGAGGCGGGGTGAGGGGTATTCGACCGGGCATCCTGGCACCACGGTGCGATCCCCGCGCCTGGCGGCGAGGCGGGGCGACGCACGCGTCGCCCCGACCGGGTGTGGTCGATCGCCGACGGTCGCCTGCCTCATCGTCCACCCGCAGCCGATCGACCACCGTCGATCCCTGTAGGGGTCGGGCGTGCCCGACCCGCCCGGCCCGCCAGGCCCGGGAATCCGACCCTGTTCCCACACATTGCGGCGTGGATGGGCGAGGCACGCGCTGGAGCCCCCCTCACCCCCCGGCCCCCTCTCCCGCACGGTGCGGGAGAGGGGGTGCCGCGGTAGCGCCGGGGGTGAGGGGTGTCCCATAGGCGATACACGCCTCACTCCTACAGGCGAAGCGAGGAGAGGGGGTGGCGAGCACTCGCGAGCCGGGGGTGAGGGGTGTGCGACCGCGTGCGGAAACGTGGGCGGTCGACTGCCGTGCCTGTGGCGCGGCCAGGCGCGGCACGCCTCGCCCCTACCGGGGAATCCGGACGAGGCCAATCGACGACGGTCGCCGATCGCACGTCCACCGACGGGCAAGACCACAGCCGCCCGGCCCGGAAGAGCGGTGCTCGAACGGGCCCAGCAGGCTCCGTTCGTCTCCGGAACGCTGGGGATATTGACACCGAGTGAACGGCGCAGTAGGATGGGGGTAGTTCGAGACCCGGAACAGCGTTCGCGATAACGAACGACACGACGAGGAGCGGTCGGATGCCTGCACGTTCGCCAGCTGTTTTCCGGGCGGTCGCTACACTCGATGCACTGGCACGCGCGAGCGAAGGGCTGACGCTCAGCGAACTCGCCCGCGAGACCAGCGAGCCGAAAAGCACGCTCCATGCGGTCCTGGCCACGCTGGTCGAGGCGGGCTTGCTGGTGCGGGACGGAGCGACGAAGCGGTATCGCCTGGGACCGCATCTCCTCGCGCTGGCCGGCGCCTATGCGCGGCAGAGCGACCTCCTGCGGGCGTTCGGCGAGGTCGCCCGACCGCTGGCCCGCGAGCTCGGCGAGACGGTCCAGCTCGCGATCCTGCAGGGCCGCGACGTGCTCTATATCGGGAAGCAAGAAGGCACGCAGTGGGTGCGGCTGGCGTCGGAGGTCGGGACGCGGCTCCCGGCACACGCGACGTCCCTGGGGAAGTGTCTCCTCGCCTGGCTTCCGCCGGAGGAGCTGGAACGCTTGCTCGCTGCCGGACCGCTCGTCGCGCTGACACCGCGCACCATCACCGATCCTGACACGTTGCGAAGCGAGCTCGCCCAGGTGCGCCAGCGCGGCTATGCGATCGACCGTGGGGAAACACTCCCCGATGTCTGGTGTTTCGGTGCGCCGGTGCGGGACGCCCAGGGAACCGTCGTCGCGGCGCTCAGTATCTCGGTGCCGGTCACGCGGATCGCGCCGGAGCGGATCGACGAGCTGACCGCCGCAGCCCGGCGGGCGGCCACGGAGCTGTCGCTTCGCCTCGGGTACTATGACATGGTAACGGCAGAGGGCGCTGAGGTGATCGAGGATCTCGAGAGGAGGAGGGTCGCGCCATGAGGATGCTCTCGCGTCGACGGTTTCTGGGTGTCTCTGCTCTCGCCGGGTCGGCGTTGCTCGCCGCCTGTCGCGGCGGCCAGCAGGCGACGCCGACTCCCGCGACGACCGGTGGAACAGCCGGCACCGGGCAGCGTTTCGACGGCGTCGAGGTCAACGTGATCACCTTCACCGGACCACAGATCGCTGAGCCGCTGCAGCGACGGGCTCCGGAGTTCCAGAAACTGACAGGGGCCAAGATCAACGTGATCACGGTACCCTTCGCCGACCTCTACCAGAAGATCCTCACCGACTTCACGACCGGCACGAACAGCTACCACGTGATCGTCTTCGCACCGCAGTGGATGGCTGACTACGTCGAGCCAGGGTATCTGGAAGACCTCACGCCGCGCGTCGAGGCCGATCCCGCGTTGCAGTGGGACGACATCGCGCCCTTCTTCCGCAACTTCAGTGCGACGTACGGTGGGCGCATCTACACCATTCCGCTCGACGGCGACTTCCAGATGGCCTACTACCGCTCCGACCTCCTGGAAGCCGAAGGGCTCAAGCCGCCCGAAACCTGGGAGGACTACCTGGCGATCGCCCAGCACTTCCACGGCAAGGACCTCAACGGTGACGGCGTCCCCGACTTCGGCTCCGGGATCGCCAAGCGGCGCGGTGCCCAGAGCTACTGGATGTTCTGGTCGATCGCCGCCTCCTTCCTCCAGAGCCAGGGGACGCAGCAAGGCGCGTTCTTCGACGTCGACACCATGGAGCCCTTGACCAACAACCAGGCGCTGGAACGCGCACTGGAAATCTACAAAGAGACCGGGAAGTACGGCCCGCCGGACGAGCTGAACTGGGACGTCGGCGACAGCCGCTCCGCCTTCGTCACTGGTCGTTGCGCGCTGACGATCGACTGGGGCGATATCGGTACGCTGGCGATCGATCCCGAGCAGTCGAAAGTCAAGGACAAGGTCGGCGCGATCATCCTGCCCGGTACCAAGGAAGTGCTCGACCGCAAGACCGGCAAGCTCGTCGCCTGTGACCAGAACACCTGCCCGCACGCGATCAACGGCGTGAACCACGCACCCTACGCAGCCTTCGGCGGTTGGTCGGGTGCGATCAACAAGAACGCGCCCGCCAAGGTGAAGGACGCCGGCTACGCGTTCCTCTCCTACATGAGCCAGCCGGCTCAGGCCAACGTCGACGTCACGATCGGGAAGACTGGCTTCAACCCCTACCGGATCTCGCAGTTCGAGAACCTCGACCTCTGGATCAAGGCGGGTATGAGCGAGGCGGCTGCGAAGAACTATCTCGGAGCGATCAAGGAGAGTCTGAACAGCCCGAACATGGTGCTCGACCTCCGGATTCCTGGCGCACAACGGTACCAGGGCGTGGTGCTGGACACGGTCCTCTCGCGTTACCTCGCTGGCGAGCTGACGACGAAGCAGGCCATGGAAGAGCTGACCAAGGGGTGGAACGAGATCACCGACGAACTCGGTCGCGAGAAGCAGAAGCAGGCCTACCGGGCGAGCTTGAGCATCCGTTAGGAAAGGCTCGGCCGTGCGCGACACGCGACCTATCGAGACGACGCCTGCGCGTGGGGATGCGGCGGTGCAGGCAGCCCGCCGCGTCCCCCTCACCCGTGACCGCCTGGTGACCTGGGCGGACCGCCAGGCTGGGGCAGTCCTCGTGCTTCCGGCTGTCCTGGTCATCCTGGCGCTCTCGGTTTTCCCCTTGCTCTTCTCCCTATACCTCTCGCTGGCGCGCTTCCAGCCGGTCGCCGGCGGTTTCCGTTTCCGGTTCGTGG from the Thermomicrobium sp. 4228-Ro genome contains:
- the recA gene encoding recombinase RecA, translated to MDRQKALELAISQIERTFGKGAIMRMGEDASKLQVDVIPTGAIALDLALGVGGIPRGRITEIFGPESSGKTTLALHVIAQAQKMGGIAAYIDAEHAFDPVYAERLGVDLDNLLISQPDTGEQALEITETLVRSGAVDVVVIDSVAALVPRAEIEGEMGDAHVGLQARLMSQALRKLTGAISRSKTAVIFINQLRMKIGVMYGNPETTTGGNALKFYASVRLDIRKVDAIKEGNETVGTRVRVKVVKNKVAPPFRQAEFDIMYNEGISVAGNLLDVATDLGIIRKSGAWYYLGEERLGQGRENAKAFLKANPDLMREIEQRIRQAAPELRGRIHYDGSTGEESEPEAAATSLFDV
- a CDS encoding cyclic-di-AMP receptor, which encodes MKLVIAIVQSDDADRLVSELVDEGFGVTRIASSGALLRRENVSLLVGVDDRDVLRVLSVIRRTCRRRKEVVVPYAPAMEPGLLWMPENFEVEIGGATVFVLPVERLERIGDD
- a CDS encoding IclR family transcriptional regulator; translation: MPARSPAVFRAVATLDALARASEGLTLSELARETSEPKSTLHAVLATLVEAGLLVRDGATKRYRLGPHLLALAGAYARQSDLLRAFGEVARPLARELGETVQLAILQGRDVLYIGKQEGTQWVRLASEVGTRLPAHATSLGKCLLAWLPPEELERLLAAGPLVALTPRTITDPDTLRSELAQVRQRGYAIDRGETLPDVWCFGAPVRDAQGTVVAALSISVPVTRIAPERIDELTAAARRAATELSLRLGYYDMVTAEGAEVIEDLERRRVAP
- a CDS encoding ABC transporter substrate-binding protein translates to MRMLSRRRFLGVSALAGSALLAACRGGQQATPTPATTGGTAGTGQRFDGVEVNVITFTGPQIAEPLQRRAPEFQKLTGAKINVITVPFADLYQKILTDFTTGTNSYHVIVFAPQWMADYVEPGYLEDLTPRVEADPALQWDDIAPFFRNFSATYGGRIYTIPLDGDFQMAYYRSDLLEAEGLKPPETWEDYLAIAQHFHGKDLNGDGVPDFGSGIAKRRGAQSYWMFWSIAASFLQSQGTQQGAFFDVDTMEPLTNNQALERALEIYKETGKYGPPDELNWDVGDSRSAFVTGRCALTIDWGDIGTLAIDPEQSKVKDKVGAIILPGTKEVLDRKTGKLVACDQNTCPHAINGVNHAPYAAFGGWSGAINKNAPAKVKDAGYAFLSYMSQPAQANVDVTIGKTGFNPYRISQFENLDLWIKAGMSEAAAKNYLGAIKESLNSPNMVLDLRIPGAQRYQGVVLDTVLSRYLAGELTTKQAMEELTKGWNEITDELGREKQKQAYRASLSIR